The Pan troglodytes isolate AG18354 chromosome 1, NHGRI_mPanTro3-v2.0_pri, whole genome shotgun sequence genome includes a region encoding these proteins:
- the STMN1 gene encoding stathmin — translation MASSDIQVKELEKRASGQAFELILSPRSKESVPEFPLSPPKKKDLSLEEIQKKLEAAEERRKSHEAEVLKQLAEKREHEKEVLQKAIEENNNFSKMAEEKLTHKMEANKENREAQMAAKLERLREKDKHIEEVRKNKESKDPADETEAD, via the exons ATGGCTTCTTCTG ATATCCAGGTGAAAGAACTGGAGAAGCGTGCTTCAGGCCAGGCTTTTGAGCTGATTCTCAGCCCTCGGTCAAAAGAATCTGTTCCAGAATTCCCCCTTTCCCCTCCAAAGAAGAAGGATCTTTCCCTGGAGGAAATTCAGAAGAAAttagaagctgcagaagaaagacGCAAG tCCCATGAAGCTGAGGTCTTGAAGCAGCTGGCTGAGAAACGAGAGCACGAGAAAGAAGTGCTTCAGAAGGCAATAGAAGAGAACAACAACTTCAGTAAAATGGCAGAAGAGAAACTGACCCACAAAATGGAAGCCAATAAAGAGAACCGAGAGGCACAAATGGCTGCCAAACTGGAGCGTTTGCGAGAGAAG GATAAGCACATTGAAGAAGTGCGGAAGAACAAAGAATCCAAAGACCCTGCTGACGAGACTGAAGCTGACTAA